A window of the Cololabis saira isolate AMF1-May2022 chromosome 19, fColSai1.1, whole genome shotgun sequence genome harbors these coding sequences:
- the LOC133419525 gene encoding G-protein coupled receptor family C group 5 member C-like isoform X2, translating to MATNAIVMATNATAPKGCGSKVDSLYYNLCDSGAVWGIAVEAAAGAGVVFCFVLFVMLLANLPLTKNHDQKSSAVLHAAFLLCTAGLFGLAFAFIVGKDFSTCSARRFLFGVLFAGCFSCLLVQAVRLNVLVRRSDDSAAPRIWPFCLVALALWLVEVVINVEWLIITVVRHPQGPPNASADTSRATATPCNVANQDFVMALIYVMALMLAALAASLAVLAGRSGRWKKEGGLILLASLLSVGVWVAWIVMYVYGNERTGGPAWDDPTLAIALAANAWLFLVSYTIPNVCCLSGGGAEDQLAYEQNLYAGRGVGYETILKQQSQTNLYVENKAFSMDEPNQGSKPVSPYSGYTGQLRSSVYQPTELALISKAVGNHQPERSYDMIIPRASTGSAGPPGGPGTGTGEAGNSAQTHGHGLQRTPQW from the exons ATGGCGACCAACGCCATCGTCATGGCGACCAACGCCACAGCCCCCAAGGGCTGCGGCTCCAAGGTCGACTCCCTTTACTACAACCTGTGCGACTCCGGCGCGGTGTGGGGCATCGCGGTGGAGGCGGCGGCGGGCGCCGGCGTCGTTTTCTGCTTCGTCCTCTTCGTGATGCTGCTAGCTAACCTTCCCCTGACGAAGAACCACGACCAGAAGAGCTCGGCTGTTCTCCACGCCGCCTTCCTGCTCTGCACCGCCGGCCTGTTCGGCCTGGCCTTCGCCTTCATCGTGGGGAAGGACTTCTCCACCTGCAGCGCTAGGCGGTTTCTGTTCGGGGTTCTGTTCGCCGGGTGTTTCTCCTGCCTGCTGGTTCAGGCCGTGAGGCTCAACGTGCTGGTCCGGCGTAGCGACGACAGCGCCGCGCCGCGGATCTGGCCCTTCTGCCTGGTGGCGCTGGCTCTCTGGCTGGTGgag GTTGTGATCAACGTGGAGTGGCTGATCATCACGGTGGTCCGGCACCCGCAGGGTCCCCCCAACGCCTCGGCCGACACTAGCAGAGCCACGGCGACACCCTGCAACGTGGCCAACCAGGACTTCGTCATGGCCCTGATCTACGTGATGGCGCTGATGTTGGCGGCGTTGGCGGCGAGTCTCGCCGTTCTGGCCGGCAGATCCGGCCGGTGGAAGAAGGAGGGCGGCCTGATCCTCCTAGCTAGCCTGCTCTCCGTCGGCGTGTGGGTGGCCTGGATCGTCATGTACGTCTACGGCAACGAGAGGACCGGCGGGCCGGCGTGGGACGACCCCACCCTGGCCATCGCCCTGGCGGCCAACGCCTGGCTGTTCCTCGTCAGCTACACCATCCCTAACGTCTGCTGCCTGAGCGGCGGTGGCGCCGAGGACCAGCTAGCCTACGAGCAGAACCTGTACGCCGGCCGGGGAGTCGGGTACGAGACCATCCTGAAGCAGCAGAGCCAGACCAACCTGTATGTGGAGAACAAGGCCTTCTCCATGGACGAGCCCAACCAAG GCTCCAAGCCGGTGTCTCCGTACAGCGGCTACACCGGGCAGCTCCGCAGCTCCGTCTACCAGCCCACGGAGCTGGCCCTCATCTCCAAGGCGGTGGGAAAT caccaaCCGGAGCGTTCCTACGACATGATCATCCCCAGGGCGTCCACGGGCTCCGCGGGCCCCCCCGGAGGGCCCGGTACCGGCACCGGCGAGGCCGGGAACTCTGCACAAACACAT GGTCACGGCCTCCAGAGGACGCCTCAGTGGTGA
- the LOC133419525 gene encoding G-protein coupled receptor family C group 5 member C-like isoform X1 produces MATNAIVMATNATAPKGCGSKVDSLYYNLCDSGAVWGIAVEAAAGAGVVFCFVLFVMLLANLPLTKNHDQKSSAVLHAAFLLCTAGLFGLAFAFIVGKDFSTCSARRFLFGVLFAGCFSCLLVQAVRLNVLVRRSDDSAAPRIWPFCLVALALWLVEVVINVEWLIITVVRHPQGPPNASADTSRATATPCNVANQDFVMALIYVMALMLAALAASLAVLAGRSGRWKKEGGLILLASLLSVGVWVAWIVMYVYGNERTGGPAWDDPTLAIALAANAWLFLVSYTIPNVCCLSGGGAEDQLAYEQNLYAGRGVGYETILKQQSQTNLYVENKAFSMDEPNQGSKPVSPYSGYTGQLRSSVYQPTELALISKAVGNQHQPERSYDMIIPRASTGSAGPPGGPGTGTGEAGNSAQTHGHGLQRTPQW; encoded by the exons ATGGCGACCAACGCCATCGTCATGGCGACCAACGCCACAGCCCCCAAGGGCTGCGGCTCCAAGGTCGACTCCCTTTACTACAACCTGTGCGACTCCGGCGCGGTGTGGGGCATCGCGGTGGAGGCGGCGGCGGGCGCCGGCGTCGTTTTCTGCTTCGTCCTCTTCGTGATGCTGCTAGCTAACCTTCCCCTGACGAAGAACCACGACCAGAAGAGCTCGGCTGTTCTCCACGCCGCCTTCCTGCTCTGCACCGCCGGCCTGTTCGGCCTGGCCTTCGCCTTCATCGTGGGGAAGGACTTCTCCACCTGCAGCGCTAGGCGGTTTCTGTTCGGGGTTCTGTTCGCCGGGTGTTTCTCCTGCCTGCTGGTTCAGGCCGTGAGGCTCAACGTGCTGGTCCGGCGTAGCGACGACAGCGCCGCGCCGCGGATCTGGCCCTTCTGCCTGGTGGCGCTGGCTCTCTGGCTGGTGgag GTTGTGATCAACGTGGAGTGGCTGATCATCACGGTGGTCCGGCACCCGCAGGGTCCCCCCAACGCCTCGGCCGACACTAGCAGAGCCACGGCGACACCCTGCAACGTGGCCAACCAGGACTTCGTCATGGCCCTGATCTACGTGATGGCGCTGATGTTGGCGGCGTTGGCGGCGAGTCTCGCCGTTCTGGCCGGCAGATCCGGCCGGTGGAAGAAGGAGGGCGGCCTGATCCTCCTAGCTAGCCTGCTCTCCGTCGGCGTGTGGGTGGCCTGGATCGTCATGTACGTCTACGGCAACGAGAGGACCGGCGGGCCGGCGTGGGACGACCCCACCCTGGCCATCGCCCTGGCGGCCAACGCCTGGCTGTTCCTCGTCAGCTACACCATCCCTAACGTCTGCTGCCTGAGCGGCGGTGGCGCCGAGGACCAGCTAGCCTACGAGCAGAACCTGTACGCCGGCCGGGGAGTCGGGTACGAGACCATCCTGAAGCAGCAGAGCCAGACCAACCTGTATGTGGAGAACAAGGCCTTCTCCATGGACGAGCCCAACCAAG GCTCCAAGCCGGTGTCTCCGTACAGCGGCTACACCGGGCAGCTCCGCAGCTCCGTCTACCAGCCCACGGAGCTGGCCCTCATCTCCAAGGCGGTGGGAAAT cagcaccaaCCGGAGCGTTCCTACGACATGATCATCCCCAGGGCGTCCACGGGCTCCGCGGGCCCCCCCGGAGGGCCCGGTACCGGCACCGGCGAGGCCGGGAACTCTGCACAAACACAT GGTCACGGCCTCCAGAGGACGCCTCAGTGGTGA